The Haloferax marinisediminis nucleotide sequence GCTATCGAGCGGACTCGCTATCGGAGACTCACCACGTACCTTCGTGACGTACTACGTCGATGACCCAGTCGTCATCCGCGCAGAGGACGAGTGTGCTCGGTCAGATACTGGGACGCTCGACCCAACCCGTGGGTGAGTGGTACCCCAGTCGAGTGTTTCGAGTGACTGCTAGTCTAAAACAGGTGAATCCGAAGGTTCTGAAGCAACGGTTGGAGGCTCGATACAGAGAAAATGAGTTGTCGGTCGTCTCGTCAGTTCTGTCGTGCAGCTTCACGAACTGCTTCGAGGAGGACCATCGTCCACATCGACTCTTCGATGGGGACGGGCATCGGGCGACCAGAGGCGATTGCCCGTGACTCGAGGTCGATTTGGTAGTAGTGGGGGTTCGTCTGCTTGAGGTTCTCCCAGCCATCGTCGTACTTCGTCTTGAGGACGGTACTGGCGTTTCCAACCACACCACCGATGAGGTCTGCGGAGCGTTCGACGTTGTAGCGAACCTTCGACAGCGAGGTACTCGTCGGGTCGTGAGCGACTTTCATCACGGTCTGGGAGACGAGGTCGGCCATCAACGACCGCTTCTCACCGTGGACGACGACGAGGCGCTGGGGAATCGCGCCGGAGATCATCTTCACGCTCACGAGACAGCCGCCGTTCGTCCGGTACTGTACGGAGGCGTTGTCGTAGGTGAAGTCGTGTTCGTAGTCGTTTGCGAGGCTGGTAATCGCGGAGATGGCGTCTTCGCTCTCTGGGTAGCCACCTGCAGTCAGTGCGAGATACAGGGGGTGGGGTAAGCCCTCTTCGAACTCGCCGCCATCGAGTTCCATGGTCCACGACCCGCGTTGTTCGAGGTCCGGCGGGGTGAGGCCGGTGAAGATGACTTCGACGCTCCGGATTCGTCCGAGGTCGCCGCGCTTCATCCGTTCGGTGACGACGCGCATCGCGGGGTCGAACGCGTGTTGGTGGACTTCAGAGAACCGAACGCCGCGTTCCTCGGCGTACTCTTGGAGTTCGAGGAACTCGTCGAGCGTCGTGGTGATTGGTTTCTCGATCATCACCGGGATGCCCTTGTCGATGACCTTCTTCGCCAACGAGACGTGGGTCTGGACCGACGTGCAGATGTGGACCCAGTCGAGGTCCTCTGCTTCGAGCATCTCGTCGATGTCGGTGTAGGCCTTGATGTCGTGTTTGGTGGCGACGTCGGTCGCCCGTCCCTCGTCGATGTCACAGATGGCGACGAGATTCGTGCGGGGATTTCGTTCGAGTGCAGATAGATGAGTACCGGAGACAACACCTGCACCGACGACTGCTGCGTTTAGTGTCATACGTGAGGCGATATGATTGAGAAGTGTATTGTTATACGCTCAATGACCACTGGACGGGAGTTGCTAACGTCTCTTCAGAACAGTGCTCATGTGGAAAAATCGACACCCCACTCCGACATTCGAGTGTGTTCTCGTGGGATTCACTGGGCGACGAATCGCAACCACTCGAGTTGCCCTTCACTCGTCCCCGTGATTGCGAGTGTGTTGTCGCCGTCGACCGTTGGAACGAAGTCGTCGACGCTCAAGCACTCGTCCGAACCGAGGACGCCGCCTCCGTCGACACGGAACTCGTTGTCTTCGATACTCACTGTATTCCCAGACCGGAACGGCCCACCGCTCCGTGGGGATTGTACTTCAGGAACCGACCCGAACTTCAGCAAACAGGCATCCGTTCCGTTCTCGCTGTCTACTCCAACGACGTACGGGTAACGCGTGGTCTTGACAGACCCGCCGTCGATGACCGTCGACAGCGAGTTCGTCAGGTAGACGCCGTCCCGGTCGGCTCCCGTCTGGTCGATGGTACAGTTTCGAATGACCGAGTCCGGTGCATCGTAGAGGATGACACCCGCAGCCCCTCTGGCACGGCCAGTGATTTCGACGTTTTCGAGTTTGACCCAGTGTGGTGCTTCTGCCGGTTCGTACTGACCTTGCGGTTCGAGAACGCTCCGATAGACTGCTGGGACGTCGTCGGCGTTCACCTCTATCTTCGTGTTCCGAACCGTCGTGGTTCGACCAGTTGGGAAGATGTATATGCCGCCTTTCGAGCGGGGAGTCTCTTCGATGACGATGGTACAGTCACGTATCTCCACACCAGGCGGTTTGTCTGCGGGACCTTGCTCGATGGCGATGCCGCGGGTGTTGAACTGGGAGTCGAGTTGGGTGAGTGGACCTGTGTAACTTCCGAGGTCGACTTCGATAGTCGCCCCAGTGACGTAGCTTCCGTTCCCCGAAATGCGAATGCTGGCGACGTTGTTGTTCCGGTACAACCCGCCGACGACTTCGACGTTACCCGACGTTCTGCTGGCGTAGATGCCGTTGTTTCCGAACTCTTCGAGGTGGCAGTCTTGGATACGGATCGTGCCGAAGTTCCACGGTCCGATGGATATTCCCGCTCGCCCGTCACCGTTCTTGTAGTGGCCGATTGCCGACCCTTTGATGGCACGGACGTTCCGAATGAGCCCCCGGCCAGATTCCTTCGTGAGGCCGACTAACATCGCGTGGACCACTCTCCTGTCGGAGTGTGTTCCCCGACCGATGAACTCGACGTCGTCGATTGTGAACGAGTCACGGCAGATGACCCGTACTCCCGCGGTGGTGTTCGATGCGGTGATGTCGATGTCGATGCCGCGCAAGAGGAACTGGTTCGTCTGTCCGACGTCTACGAGAACGGTGTTGAACCCCTTCGGTGGGACGAGTTTGACAGAGCCGTCTCCGATGAGTGCGATGCGACTGTATCCAGAGATGTCGAGACGGTCCTCGAATCGATAGGTCCCGGCGGGGAATTCGAGTGCGACACCGTTTGCGAGGCCGTTCTGTAGTTTCGATACGCACGGCTCTCCCCCAGTTGGGTCACATCCGAGGTCCTCGACGACGTCTATCCGCTCGAATTCGTTTATCGAAGGTGTCGGTGTCGCCGGTGTCGTCGGGGTCGATGATGGAGGCGTCGACGGCGTCTGTGTGTTGGTCGGGTCCTGCGTCGTACAGCCGGCTACGGACGCAACAGCCGCACCGACTAATCCAAGATACGCCCGTCTATCCATTATGTGTTGACTCGTGCTGAGTTGGTATCACAAGAATATAATTATGGAGCCCGAACTGTGCCGTTTCGACGCCGAGATGGCTGTTCGCTGCGTTCTCTCACGTGGTCACAACGCGTTGACAAACCGTTAGTTCCGAATTTACAATGCCAGTTCTACACCCATCATCATACCTGATGTACTCGTTATCACAGATTCGAACGGGGTTGAAAATTGGCCGTTCGAATCCAGCATTTTTCGGGCGTGAACTCAATCGTCTCTACTACAGTGGGCTCGGCCAGCAAAACTACAACCACGATGGTGTAGACGTCGTCGCCGAGGATTGGGACAATCTGCTAATCCTCGACGCCTGTCGGTACGACATGTTCGAAGCACAGAGCACGCTTCCGGGGCGACTCGAAAAGCGCGTCTCTCGTGGCTCACACACGGTCGAGTTCCTGCGCGGGAACTTCACCAACCGCGACCTGCAAGAGACGGTGTACATCAGTGCAAGCCCGCAACTCTACGCCCAACGTGAGGAACTCGACGCCACGTTCTACGACGTCATCAACGTCTGGATAGAAGATGGGTGGGACAAGTCGATCGGGACGGTCCTCCCCGAGACGATGACCAAGCGCGCGCTCGAAGTGAGCGAGCAGTATCCGAACAAACGGCTCATCGTCCACTACCTCCAACCACACTACCCGTTCATCGGCGCACCCGAGTTGAACGCTCGCTCGCCGTTCGAAGACGCACAGTCGAAAGCAGACATCTGGGGTGAGCTGATGGAGCGAAAGCGGAGCCTCTCGCCTGAAACCGTGTGGGCAGCCTACCGGGACAACCTCAGTATCGCGCTCCCGGCAGTCGAAGAACTGATGCGAGAACTTCCCGGACGGACCGTCGTCACGTCGGACCACGGAAACATGATTGGTGAGCGTGCTGCACCGATCCCAATTCGAGAGTGGGGTCACCCACCCGGAATCTACACCGAGGAACTCGTCTCTGTTCCGTGGCTCGTCTACGACAACGGTGACCGAAAAGAGATTATCACCGGCGAGTCGGTCGCCAAAGCCGACGAGGTCTCGTCAGACGTGGTCACAGAGCGTCTGGAGAACCTCGGATACGTCTAGCTTTCTGCAGGTTCAGACGGCTGTCGGTCGTTCTGGTTTTTCTGTCAATCACTACTCATTGAGTCTCTGGAAAACAGGTTATTCTCTTCCTAACGACTGACGGATGCGCTCGTAGTTGCCGGCGGGTTTCCACCATCTCACAAAAACAGGAACTCGGGAGCGTGCTTACTCGAGGTAGCCGAGATTGGCGAGTCGTTCTTCGACTTGACTGTCTGTCGTCGTACTGACTTCGGCCGGGTCGAACGCTGGATACGACCTCGTTCCGACTGCATCGACGATTGGGAGTACGCTCCCGTCCATTTGTTCGTCTGCTTCGACACCGAACGTCGCGAGAACCGTCGGTGCGATGTCGAAGAGATGTGCGCCATCGAGTGACGCATCCGTGTCGATATCGGCCCCGATCGCTGCAACGATGCCGAACAGTTTGTGGTTCCACGGCTCAGTTGGCTCTCCGAACACGTCCTCGGCGAGCATCGCAGAGAGGAACTGGTCGAAGTCGCGTGGGATGAGCACGATATCGACCGCATCCTCCTCTCTGGGTCCGTAGAAGTGCATCTCACGCGGCGACACCTCGTCGAAGACAGGATTGCCGTCAGGGTCAGTCGCGTTTCGTAACAGGTCGATAATCTCCTCGCGAATCGACTCGTATTCAGACGGGGCGACGACGCCGTGAGGCTCCCGCCCGACGAGATTTATCCTGACACCGAGTTCGGTGCGCGAGCGCATGTATGCGAGCGAGCGCTTGAAGTCCACTTGTTGAGTACCGGCACTGATGATGTCCGAACTGATTCGACTCGTGACGAACTCTTCGAGACCGAGGCGGCCGAGGACAGCGCCGATACGCTGACTCGTGAGGCCTGTTCGTGCGACTAACTGCATCGCTTTGGCTGGAAGACTCTCCTCGACGGTTTCGGCTTCGATACCGGCCACGAGCTTCGAATCTCGAACGGTTGCCCACGTCGGCATCCCCTGGCCACCGTTCATGGTTTTGACGAACCCATGTCGGCGAAGGAACTCGTTGACACGGAACTCGTACCCTGTGTACTCGCCCATTCCGTGGTCGCTCATGACGAGTACGTTCTCGGGATGGTATGCGTCGAGAATCGCCTCGAGTTGTCGGTCGACCTCGGCGTAGATATCACGGACTGAGTCGAGGTCACCCGGTCGCTCGTGGAAGACGGTGTCCGTCTGTTGGAACTGGATAAACCCGAAATCTGGATTGAATCTGTCGACCAGATACATGAACGCTTCTCCGCGCATGCGAATTAGCTCACAGTACCGGTCACTTGGGGCGTTATCGCTCGGCGAGGGTTCTCGTGGGTACACCCGGTAGTCGCCGATGGCGTTTCGAACGTCGGCTACGATTCCGTCTGGGTAGCCACGTGGGTTCTCCGGAGCAGTGTATCCGGGGAGCAGAGCACCGTCGAACGGACGCGATGGATGTGTTACTGGTGCGTTGACGACGACGCTCGAAAAGCCGTGGTAGTCTAACAGCTCCCAGAGGGTTCGTTCTCGGAGATGACTCCCGTTGACGACAGACCACCCATACCCGTCGAACGAAAGGAAATCGAAGACACCGTGCTTACCGGGGTTCATTCCAGTGTACGCCGAAGGCCACGCACTGGCCGTCCACGGGGGTATCTGTGATTCGAGTGAGCCGTGGACTCCCGACGTGAATATCGAGTGGAGCGTCGGTAGCTCTCCGTCGTCGAAGAGTGGTTGTAGTACCGGGAGACACGCTGAGTCGAGTCCAACGAGCAGCGTTTTCATTGCTCCCGTCCGATTCGTGGACATACTGAAAAAGTAGTGAGTATGGCGTTTTGTTATACGCGTACTTAGTTTCAAAAATGAGACGACATCGAAGGTTTGTGTATCACATGTGTACCGAGTAAATCGGCCAGACAACCAGAGACATTGGTCGCTCGAGTTATAGACTCGAACCCCTGCTAATTGACGCAAATACTCTCTTCGCTGTAGTGTCTCGGGCCTGCATAGGATACTCGTAACAAAGCCATCAAAGTCTGTCTTTCTGGATAGTAGCATGTCCCAGAATGGTTCACTTCTCTCCGCCCCCAAGCGTTCAGAAAACGGTCAGGAACGTCCTCCAGTCTCGTTTGGCGGTCAGCCACTGACGCAGATTCTCGCCGAGACGCTGGAGTACGCACGGACACGTGACTACAAAGGGTGGGATTACGGCGATGGTATGAGCAGTCGGTTGCTGCAGGCACTCCCGTTCGAAAACCGATGGGTGAATCTCGTCGTCCAGGAGCTGGTGAAACGTCCGCCAGTAAACGTGCGACCACTGTTCCTCGTCGAGAAGCGCCGAAACTACAAGGGGACGGCGTTGTTCACGCTCGCGAATCTGAACTACCACTACTACACGCAGGCGATGGGTGAGAAGCCAGC carries:
- a CDS encoding Gfo/Idh/MocA family protein, with amino-acid sequence MTLNAAVVGAGVVSGTHLSALERNPRTNLVAICDIDEGRATDVATKHDIKAYTDIDEMLEAEDLDWVHICTSVQTHVSLAKKVIDKGIPVMIEKPITTTLDEFLELQEYAEERGVRFSEVHQHAFDPAMRVVTERMKRGDLGRIRSVEVIFTGLTPPDLEQRGSWTMELDGGEFEEGLPHPLYLALTAGGYPESEDAISAITSLANDYEHDFTYDNASVQYRTNGGCLVSVKMISGAIPQRLVVVHGEKRSLMADLVSQTVMKVAHDPTSTSLSKVRYNVERSADLIGGVVGNASTVLKTKYDDGWENLKQTNPHYYQIDLESRAIASGRPMPVPIEESMWTMVLLEAVREAARQN
- a CDS encoding alkaline phosphatase family protein; this translates as MKTLLVGLDSACLPVLQPLFDDGELPTLHSIFTSGVHGSLESQIPPWTASAWPSAYTGMNPGKHGVFDFLSFDGYGWSVVNGSHLRERTLWELLDYHGFSSVVVNAPVTHPSRPFDGALLPGYTAPENPRGYPDGIVADVRNAIGDYRVYPREPSPSDNAPSDRYCELIRMRGEAFMYLVDRFNPDFGFIQFQQTDTVFHERPGDLDSVRDIYAEVDRQLEAILDAYHPENVLVMSDHGMGEYTGYEFRVNEFLRRHGFVKTMNGGQGMPTWATVRDSKLVAGIEAETVEESLPAKAMQLVARTGLTSQRIGAVLGRLGLEEFVTSRISSDIISAGTQQVDFKRSLAYMRSRTELGVRINLVGREPHGVVAPSEYESIREEIIDLLRNATDPDGNPVFDEVSPREMHFYGPREEDAVDIVLIPRDFDQFLSAMLAEDVFGEPTEPWNHKLFGIVAAIGADIDTDASLDGAHLFDIAPTVLATFGVEADEQMDGSVLPIVDAVGTRSYPAFDPAEVSTTTDSQVEERLANLGYLE